The following coding sequences are from one Panicum hallii strain FIL2 chromosome 5, PHallii_v3.1, whole genome shotgun sequence window:
- the LOC112892098 gene encoding protein kinase and PP2C-like domain-containing protein has protein sequence MGLVVPPEETNRCVRGCCRSAAIPLHLPSASFSLLSPIARGSESTVYEARLAGERVAAKKPVLSTSEDLDKFHYQLQLLCELDHPGLAKLIAAHARPPNYLMFFDFFEPPNLSDKIHVEEWSPSVQQVVAIASDLAKALQYLHILGVVHRDIKPANILLDKDLHPHLADFGLAMFQKDIKHVSVENWKSSGKPTGGFHKKNMVGTLIYMAPEILRKDIHTEKSDVYSFAISINELLTGVVPYTDLRAEAQAHTVLEMTYTEQQLTAAVVSQGLRPALALTKSGVPSVLLSLIQRCWDPDPEKRPSFENIIDELNIIQKHLVSSACLPSSPVSKIQNGNIEAHHYKEALNWFNQGELFVKRSEKSDLTENLWSGYSNQSSEYRPTLSWGSFATCGRRETMEDTHFMLPHVSEEKDVFAFGIFDGHRGSAAAEFSVRAVPGFLKQFGRSTSPIDALAEAFVRTDIAFREELILHQKSKRIIRKDWHPGCTAVTALVVRNKLFVANAGDCRAILSRAGKPFPMTKDHVASCLKERERVIKAGTEVKWQIDTWRVGTAALQVTRSIGDDDLKPAVTAQPEVIETALSEDDEFLVMASDGLWDVVSNEDVLSIIKDTVKEPGMCSKRLATEAAEHGSKDNITVIVVFLRPVSTAERIY, from the exons atgggGCTGGTGGTGCCGCCGGAGGAGACTAACCGGTGCGTGCGCGGGTGCTGCCGCAGCGCCGCCATCCCGCTCCACCTCCCGTCCGcctccttctccctcctctccccaaTCGCGCGAG GGTCGGAGAGCACCGTGTACGAGGCTCGGCTGGCCGGCGAGCGCGTCGCGGCCAAGAAACCCGTGCTGTCCACGTCCGAGGACCTCGACAAGTTCCACTACCAGCTCCAGCTCCTCTG TGAGCTGGATCACCCAGGGTTGGCGAAACTGATCGCAGCACATGCACGCCCTCCAAATTACTTGAtgttctttgatttcttcgagcCTCCAAACCTTTCAGACAAGATTCATGTTGAAGAATGGAGCCCTTCTGTCCAGCAAGTGGTGGCCATTGCCAGCGATCTAG CAAAGGCTCTCCAGTACCTACACATCCTTGGGGTAGTTCACAGAGATATAAAGCCTGCAAATATTTTG CTAGACAAAGACCTCCATCCACACCTAGCAGATTTTGGCTTAGCCATGTTTCAGAAGGATATTAAGCATGTCTCAGTTGAGAACTGGAAATCATCTGGCAAGCCCACTGGTGGTTTCCATAAAAAAAATATGGTTGGGACACTAATTTACATGGCACCAGAAATTTTGAGAAAGGATATACATACAGAAAAGTCTGATGTATATAGCTTCGCAATATCTATCAA TGAGCTTCTTACTGGTGTGGTGCCTTATACAGATCTGCGAGCAGAAGCACAG GCACACACTGTTCTTGAAATGACTTACACTGAACAACAACTTACAGCAGCAGTTGTTTCTCAAGGATTGCGCCCTGCACTTGCCCTTACGAAATCTGGTGTTCCATCGGTTCTTTTGTCACTTATCCAGCGTTGCTGGGATCCCGATCCTGAAAAGAGACCATCGTTTGAAAATATAATTGATGAGCTAAATATAATccaaaagcatttagtttcaagtGCTTGCCTTCCATCATCCCCTGTGAGCAAGATTCAAAATGGCAACATAGAAGCACACCATTATAAAGAAGCATTAAACTGGTTTAACCAAGGGGAGCTTTTTGTTAAGAGATCAGAAAAATCGGATCTTACAGAGAATCTTTGGTCTGGCTATTCCAATCAGTCCTCAGAGTATCGTCCAACATTAAGTTGGGGATCTTTTGCAACATGTGGTCGAAGGGAAACTATGGAAGATACCCATTTTATGCTTCCCCATGTGAGCGAAGAAAAGGATGTTTTTGCCTTTGGCATTTTTGATGGTCACAGAG GTTCAGCAGCTGCTGAGTTTTCTGTCCGAGCAGTCCCTGGGTTTCTGAAGCAATTTGGTCGGAGTACAAG CCCAATTGATGCCCTCGCAGAAGCATTTGTAAGGACTGACATAGCATTTCGAGAAGAACTAATTCTTCACCAAAAGTCAAAAAGGATAATCCGAAAAGACTGGCATCCTGGTTGCACAGCTGTGACAGCCCTAGTAGTGAGAAACAAGCTTTTTGTAGCAAATGCTGGTGATTGCCGAGCAATCCTGAGCCGTGCTGGTAAACCATTTCCCATGACCAAG GATCATGTTGCTAGCTGTCTGAAGGAAAGAGAGCGCGTAATAAAAGCCGGAACTGAAGTAAAATGGCAAATAGATACCTGGCGTGTGGGTACAGCTGCTCTTCAG GTCACAAGGTCAATTGGTGATGATGATCTCAAGCCAGCAGTCACAGCACAACCCGAGGTTATTGAAACTGCTTTGTCAGAAGATGATGAGTTCCTG GTGATGGCTAGTGATGGCCTGTGGGATGTGGTAAGCAACGAGGATGTGCTGTCAATAATCAAGGACACAGTAAAAGAGCCTGGAATGTGCTCCAAGAGGCTGGCTACAGAGGCTGCAGAGCA